A genomic region of Klebsiella sp. RIT-PI-d contains the following coding sequences:
- a CDS encoding LysR substrate-binding domain-containing protein — protein MEKNGLFNQRIRLRHLHTFVAVAQQGTLGRAAETLNLSQPALSKTLNELEQLTGVRLFDRGRLGAHLTLVGEQFLTHAMKVLDALNTAGQSLNRKEGIDNDIVRIGALPTAALGILPAVIGQFHKQQKDITLQVATMSNPMLLAALKSGEIDLGIGRMSDPELMSGLNYELLFLESLKLVVRPDHPLLQDNITFSRVLEWPVVVTPRGTTPRQNAEEMLLSQGCKMPAGCIETLSASLSRQLTVDYNYVWFVPSGAVKDDLRLGTLVALPVTPQGVSEPIGILTRIDGQLSPGAQILLSAIRKTLPE, from the coding sequence ATGGAAAAAAATGGCCTCTTTAATCAGCGTATTCGCCTGCGCCATCTGCACACCTTTGTTGCCGTTGCTCAACAGGGAACGCTCGGACGCGCCGCGGAAACGCTCAATCTCAGCCAGCCTGCACTGTCAAAAACGCTCAATGAACTAGAGCAGTTGACCGGTGTACGTCTGTTCGATCGGGGCCGCCTGGGTGCGCATCTGACGCTGGTCGGTGAACAGTTTCTGACCCACGCCATGAAAGTGCTCGACGCCCTGAATACCGCCGGACAATCGCTGAACCGAAAAGAAGGCATTGATAACGATATTGTGAGAATCGGGGCCTTGCCGACCGCTGCCCTGGGAATTCTGCCGGCAGTGATTGGTCAATTTCACAAACAGCAAAAAGACATCACATTGCAGGTCGCCACCATGAGTAATCCCATGCTGCTGGCGGCGCTGAAATCAGGTGAAATCGATCTTGGTATCGGCAGGATGTCCGATCCTGAATTGATGAGCGGCCTGAACTACGAATTGCTGTTTCTGGAATCACTCAAGCTGGTGGTGCGTCCGGATCATCCGCTGCTTCAGGATAACATTACCTTTAGCCGCGTTCTGGAGTGGCCGGTGGTGGTAACGCCACGGGGAACTACGCCAAGGCAAAACGCCGAGGAAATGTTGCTCAGTCAGGGATGTAAAATGCCCGCTGGCTGTATTGAAACGCTTTCGGCATCGCTCTCCCGCCAGCTTACTGTTGATTATAACTATGTCTGGTTTGTACCTTCGGGGGCGGTTAAAGATGATTTACGGCTGGGCACGCTGGTTGCCCTGCCCGTTACCCCCCAGGGCGTGAGCGAGCCGATAGGCATTTTGACCCGCATAGACGGGCAGCTATCGCCGGGCGCGCAGATATTACTCAGTGCGATCCGCAAAACGCTGCCGGAATAG
- a CDS encoding S-(hydroxymethyl)glutathione dehydrogenase/class III alcohol dehydrogenase, producing the protein MKSRAAVAFGPGKPLEIVEIDVAPPKKGEVLVKITHTGVCHTDAFTLSGDDPEGVFPAVLGHEGGGIVVEVGEGVTSLKAGDHVIPLYTAECGECKFCKSGKTNLCQAVRATQGKGLMPDGTTRFSYNGEPIYHYMGTSTFSEYTVCAEISLAKVNPEAPLDKVCLLGCGVTTGIGAVHNTAKVKEGDTVAIFGLGGIGLAAIQGAVQAKAGRILAIDTNPDKFALAKEMGATDFINPKDHERPVQEVIVELTDGGVDFSFECIGNVNVMRAALECCHKGWGESVIIGVAGAGQEISTRPFQLVTGRVWRGSAFGGVKGRSQLPGMVEDAMAGKIKLDPFITHRLPLAQINQAFDLMHEGKSIRTVIHFGDN; encoded by the coding sequence ATGAAGTCACGTGCAGCTGTTGCCTTTGGTCCCGGTAAGCCACTGGAAATTGTTGAAATCGACGTTGCACCGCCGAAGAAAGGTGAAGTGCTGGTCAAAATCACCCACACTGGCGTCTGTCATACGGATGCATTTACCCTGTCCGGCGACGATCCGGAAGGGGTTTTCCCGGCGGTGCTGGGACATGAAGGCGGCGGCATCGTGGTTGAGGTGGGCGAGGGCGTAACCAGCCTGAAAGCGGGCGATCACGTTATTCCGCTGTACACCGCCGAATGCGGCGAGTGTAAATTCTGTAAATCCGGCAAAACAAACCTGTGTCAGGCGGTACGCGCCACCCAGGGTAAAGGGCTGATGCCGGACGGCACCACTCGCTTCTCCTATAACGGCGAGCCGATTTATCACTACATGGGCACCAGCACCTTCAGCGAATATACCGTGTGCGCTGAAATCTCTCTGGCTAAAGTAAATCCCGAGGCACCGCTGGACAAAGTGTGTCTGCTGGGCTGCGGTGTCACCACCGGTATCGGTGCGGTGCATAACACGGCGAAAGTGAAAGAGGGTGATACTGTAGCGATTTTCGGTCTCGGTGGAATTGGTCTGGCGGCAATCCAGGGCGCGGTACAGGCGAAAGCCGGACGTATTCTCGCCATTGATACCAACCCTGATAAATTTGCGCTGGCAAAAGAGATGGGCGCAACCGACTTTATCAACCCGAAAGACCATGAGCGCCCTGTCCAGGAGGTGATCGTTGAACTCACCGATGGCGGCGTTGATTTCAGTTTCGAGTGTATCGGCAATGTCAATGTGATGCGTGCAGCGCTCGAATGCTGTCACAAGGGCTGGGGCGAAAGCGTGATTATTGGCGTGGCCGGAGCCGGTCAGGAAATCAGTACCCGTCCTTTCCAGCTGGTGACCGGGCGCGTATGGCGCGGCTCTGCATTCGGCGGCGTCAAAGGCCGTTCACAGCTGCCGGGCATGGTTGAAGATGCCATGGCGGGTAAAATCAAGCTTGATCCGTTCATCACCCACCGCCTGCCGCTGGCCCAAATTAACCAGGCTTTTGACCTGATGCATGAGGGCAAATCCATCCGTACCGTTATCCATTTCGGCGATAACTGA
- a CDS encoding VOC family protein: MANTITADEIREHFSQAMSAMYQQEVPQYGTLLELVADVNLAVLENNPALHEHLVNADELARLNVERHGAIRVGTARELSTLRRMFAIMGMFPVSYYDLSQAGVPVHSTAFRPIDDAALAHNPFRIFTSLLRLELIDDPKLRERAAATLAQRDIFTPRCRALLDKFDEQGAFTPAEGEAFVREALETFRWHRHATVDEDTYHALNNEHRLIADVVCFPGCHINHLTPRTLDIDRAQALMPGCGIEPKTLIEGPPRREVPILLRQTSFKALEEPVLFAGSHQGTHTARFGEIEQRGVALTPKGRALYDQLLAEAGTGKDNLTHQSNLHAAFKQFPDSDIFLRRQGLAYYRYRLTPAGEAHRNAIHAGDDPQPLIERGWLIAQPIVYEDFLPVSAAGIFQSNLGNQTQARHHGNASRQAFEQALGCPTLDEFTLYQQAEDRSKKRCGLL; this comes from the coding sequence ATGGCGAACACCATCACGGCTGATGAGATTCGGGAACACTTTTCGCAGGCTATGTCAGCCATGTATCAGCAGGAGGTGCCGCAATATGGTACGTTGCTTGAGCTGGTGGCAGATGTGAACCTGGCGGTACTGGAGAACAATCCTGCGCTGCATGAACATCTGGTCAATGCCGATGAACTGGCACGATTAAACGTCGAACGTCACGGCGCGATCCGGGTCGGTACTGCGCGCGAGCTAAGTACTCTGCGGCGAATGTTTGCCATTATGGGCATGTTTCCGGTCAGCTATTATGATTTATCCCAGGCCGGGGTCCCGGTGCATTCAACGGCCTTTCGACCCATCGATGATGCGGCCCTGGCACATAACCCTTTTCGAATATTCACCTCGCTGTTGCGCCTTGAGCTGATTGACGATCCAAAACTGCGTGAGCGGGCGGCTGCTACCCTTGCGCAGCGCGATATTTTTACCCCGCGCTGTCGGGCATTGTTAGATAAATTTGATGAGCAGGGGGCATTTACTCCGGCTGAGGGTGAGGCATTTGTACGTGAAGCGCTGGAGACGTTCCGCTGGCATCGTCACGCGACTGTCGATGAAGATACCTATCATGCGCTCAACAACGAGCACCGGCTGATTGCCGACGTGGTCTGCTTTCCCGGCTGCCATATCAACCATCTGACACCGCGAACCCTGGATATCGACCGTGCCCAGGCGTTAATGCCGGGCTGCGGTATTGAACCAAAGACGCTGATCGAAGGCCCGCCCCGGCGCGAAGTGCCGATCCTGCTGCGCCAGACCAGTTTTAAGGCGCTGGAGGAGCCGGTACTGTTTGCCGGAAGTCATCAGGGCACCCACACGGCGCGCTTCGGTGAGATTGAGCAGCGCGGCGTCGCGCTGACCCCGAAAGGCCGTGCGCTATATGACCAGCTTTTGGCTGAGGCCGGTACCGGCAAAGATAATCTGACGCACCAGTCAAATTTGCACGCGGCGTTCAAACAGTTTCCGGACAGCGATATATTCCTGCGCCGTCAGGGGCTGGCATATTACCGTTATCGTCTGACACCGGCCGGCGAGGCGCACCGCAATGCTATTCATGCCGGCGACGACCCGCAACCGCTGATCGAGCGGGGATGGCTGATTGCGCAGCCGATCGTTTACGAGGATTTTTTGCCGGTCAGCGCAGCCGGGATTTTCCAGTCCAATCTGGGTAACCAAACGCAGGCGCGTCATCATGGAAATGCGTCACGTCAGGCTTTTGAGCAGGCGCTGGGCTGCCCAACGCTGGATGAGTTTACGCTCTACCAGCAGGCGGAGGATCGCAGTAAAAAACGTTGCGGGTTACTGTGA
- a CDS encoding metal/formaldehyde-sensitive transcriptional repressor, producing the protein MPQSPEDKKRALTRVRRIRGQVEALERALESGEPCIAILQQIAAIRGAANGLMGEMVEIHLKDELVSGETTADQRAVRMAEVGHLLRSYLK; encoded by the coding sequence ATGCCGCAATCACCCGAAGACAAGAAACGCGCATTGACCCGCGTCAGGCGCATCCGTGGTCAGGTTGAAGCCCTTGAGCGGGCGCTGGAGTCGGGCGAACCCTGCATCGCTATTTTGCAGCAAATTGCGGCTATTCGCGGGGCGGCTAACGGGCTGATGGGCGAAATGGTTGAGATCCACCTGAAAGACGAGCTGGTCAGCGGTGAGACAACGGCCGACCAGCGCGCGGTAAGAATGGCGGAAGTCGGCCACTTGCTCCGCTCGTATCTAAAATAA
- a CDS encoding methyl-accepting chemotaxis protein, whose protein sequence is MDNKTALQPAQKLSFLHHIRLVPLFSTILGGILILFALSAGLASYFLMQADHDQKDVTEEIQVRMGLSNSANHLRTARINLIHAGAASRIAEMDDMKANITEAERRIKQSQDGFAVYMNRAVKTPADKALDGDLNSHFAAYIKGMEPMVKFAKNGMFEAIINHENEQARPLDSAYNEVLLKAIQLRTERATALQEQAHHRSQLGMVFMAVAFATALILTLLTFIVLRRTVILPLQRAAQRIEKIASGDLTLADEITGGSEIGHLSRDLQTMQHSLVRTVGTVRMGADEIYRGTSEISAGNTDLSARTEEQAAAIEQTAASMEQLTATVKQNADNAHHASKLAEDASGKASRGGQIVSGVVTTMGSITASSKKISEITAVINSIAFQTNILALNAAVEAARAGEQGRGFAVVASEVRTLASRSAQAAKEIEGLISESVTLIERGSGEVVAAGGTMKEIVDAVKRVTDIMLEIAAASDEQSRGITQVSQAISEMDNVTQQNASLVEEASASAASLEEQAARLTEAVGAFRLQTGTTVPRSPAVATPVLTTRHPAPASGDHWETF, encoded by the coding sequence ATGGACAATAAAACAGCGCTGCAACCTGCGCAAAAGCTGAGTTTTTTACACCATATTCGTCTGGTTCCTCTGTTTTCCACCATTCTCGGCGGCATCCTTATTTTATTCGCACTGAGTGCCGGGTTAGCCAGCTACTTCTTAATGCAGGCCGACCACGATCAGAAAGATGTTACTGAAGAAATCCAGGTTCGCATGGGCCTTTCTAACAGCGCCAACCATCTGCGTACGGCGCGTATCAATTTGATCCATGCCGGGGCTGCCAGCCGTATTGCCGAAATGGATGATATGAAAGCGAATATTACCGAGGCGGAGCGGCGGATCAAGCAATCGCAGGATGGATTTGCGGTCTACATGAACCGCGCCGTTAAAACTCCTGCTGATAAGGCGCTGGATGGCGATTTGAATAGTCATTTTGCAGCCTATATTAAAGGCATGGAGCCGATGGTGAAATTCGCTAAAAACGGCATGTTTGAAGCCATCATCAACCATGAGAACGAACAGGCACGGCCGCTGGACAGCGCCTACAACGAGGTGCTGTTAAAAGCCATTCAACTGCGTACCGAACGCGCCACCGCCCTGCAGGAACAGGCACATCATCGCAGCCAGCTGGGCATGGTCTTTATGGCCGTGGCTTTTGCCACCGCACTCATTCTGACGCTGCTGACCTTCATTGTGTTGCGTCGGACGGTCATTTTGCCCTTACAGCGTGCTGCCCAGCGCATTGAAAAGATCGCTTCCGGCGATCTCACACTTGCCGATGAGATTACGGGGGGCAGTGAAATCGGCCATCTAAGCCGCGATCTGCAAACGATGCAGCATTCACTGGTGCGCACCGTCGGCACCGTTCGTATGGGCGCGGATGAGATCTATCGTGGTACCAGCGAGATTTCAGCAGGGAACACCGATCTTTCTGCCCGTACCGAAGAGCAGGCTGCCGCTATCGAACAAACCGCGGCGAGCATGGAACAACTGACCGCCACGGTTAAACAAAATGCCGATAACGCGCATCATGCCAGCAAACTGGCAGAAGACGCGTCAGGGAAAGCCAGCCGGGGCGGGCAGATTGTCTCCGGCGTAGTCACCACGATGGGCAGCATTACGGCCAGTTCGAAGAAAATCTCTGAGATCACTGCGGTCATCAACAGCATTGCTTTTCAGACCAATATTCTGGCACTTAACGCCGCCGTTGAAGCCGCACGTGCTGGTGAGCAGGGCCGCGGTTTCGCCGTCGTCGCCAGCGAAGTTCGTACGCTTGCCAGCCGCAGTGCGCAGGCAGCAAAAGAAATTGAAGGGCTTATCAGTGAATCAGTGACGTTGATTGAGCGTGGCTCGGGCGAAGTCGTCGCGGCTGGCGGCACGATGAAAGAGATCGTCGACGCCGTCAAGCGTGTCACCGATATTATGCTGGAAATTGCCGCCGCCTCTGACGAGCAGAGCCGGGGGATCACCCAGGTCAGCCAGGCGATCAGCGAGATGGATAATGTGACCCAACAAAACGCCTCGCTGGTGGAAGAAGCCTCGGCGTCTGCTGCCTCGCTGGAAGAACAGGCCGCTCGCCTGACCGAAGCCGTGGGAGCATTTCGCCTGCAAACCGGCACTACCGTGCCCCGGTCTCCCGCCGTTGCGACACCGGTTTTGACCACCCGACATCCGGCACCCGCGTCGGGCGATCACTGGGAAACCTTTTAA
- a CDS encoding glucan biosynthesis protein D: MNRRRFLKNTMAVAAVCGTSGISTLFSRAALAEESDIADGQTRPFDFSVLQSTASSLAKQPWTGAPRPLPDTLANLTPQAYNSIQYDAAHSLWNNVNDRNLDVQFFHVGMGFRRRVRMFSLDSATQRAREIHFRPELFQYNDAGVDTRQLEGQTDLGFAGFRAFKAPELARRDIVSFLGASYFRAVDSTYQYGLSARGLAVDTFTDTPEEFPDFTSFWFETVKPGATTFTVYALLDSASVTGAYKFVIHCEESQVIMEVENHIYARKDIKQLGIAPMTSMFSCGNNERRMCDTLHPQIHDSDRLAMWRGNGEWICRPLNNPQKLQFNAFVDNNPKGFGLLQLDRDFTHYQDVMGWYNKRPSLWVEPRSKWGKGAVSLMEIPTTGETLDNIVCFWQPEKAIRAGDALDFKYRLYWSAQPPVRSPLARVMATRTGMGSFPEGWAPGEHFPEKWSRRFAVDFVGGDLKAAAPKGIEPVITLSSGEARQVEILYVEPFDGYRILFDWYPTSEATDPVDMRMFLRCQGDAISETWLYQYFPPAPDKRQYVDDRVMR; this comes from the coding sequence ATGAATCGCAGAAGATTTCTTAAAAATACAATGGCTGTTGCCGCCGTATGCGGCACGTCCGGGATTTCGACGTTGTTCTCGCGTGCCGCCCTCGCTGAAGAGTCGGACATCGCCGACGGCCAGACCCGTCCCTTTGATTTCTCCGTTCTTCAGTCCACGGCAAGCTCGCTGGCGAAACAGCCGTGGACTGGCGCGCCTCGTCCGCTGCCCGATACCCTGGCGAACCTGACGCCGCAGGCTTATAACAGCATTCAGTATGATGCGGCGCATTCATTATGGAATAACGTTAACGACCGCAATCTGGACGTGCAGTTTTTCCATGTCGGGATGGGTTTCCGCCGCCGGGTGCGCATGTTCTCTCTGGACTCTGCCACCCAGCGTGCGCGTGAAATTCACTTTCGTCCTGAGCTGTTCCAGTACAATGATGCCGGCGTTGATACCCGTCAGCTTGAAGGCCAGACCGATCTGGGCTTTGCCGGCTTCCGTGCGTTCAAGGCCCCGGAACTGGCGCGGCGCGATATCGTCTCTTTCCTCGGTGCGAGCTATTTCCGGGCGGTGGACAGCACATACCAGTACGGCTTGTCCGCACGCGGTCTGGCAGTCGACACCTTTACCGATACGCCGGAAGAGTTCCCTGACTTCACCTCCTTCTGGTTCGAAACCGTCAAGCCGGGCGCGACGACTTTCACGGTATATGCCCTGCTGGACAGCGCCAGCGTGACAGGCGCGTATAAATTCGTGATCCACTGTGAAGAGAGCCAGGTGATCATGGAAGTGGAAAATCATATTTATGCGCGTAAAGATATCAAACAGTTAGGCATCGCGCCGATGACCAGCATGTTCAGCTGCGGTAACAACGAGCGTCGGATGTGCGATACCCTGCATCCGCAAATTCACGACTCTGACCGGCTGGCCATGTGGCGCGGCAACGGCGAATGGATTTGCCGCCCGCTGAATAACCCACAGAAACTTCAGTTCAACGCCTTTGTTGATAACAATCCCAAAGGCTTTGGCCTGTTGCAGCTGGACCGCGATTTTACCCACTATCAGGATGTGATGGGCTGGTATAACAAGCGTCCCAGCCTGTGGGTCGAGCCGCGCAGCAAGTGGGGAAAAGGGGCGGTCAGCCTGATGGAAATCCCAACTACCGGTGAAACGCTGGACAACATTGTCTGCTTCTGGCAGCCGGAAAAAGCGATTCGGGCAGGAGATGCTCTGGACTTCAAATATCGACTTTACTGGAGCGCCCAGCCGCCGGTACGCTCACCGCTGGCCCGCGTAATGGCGACGCGCACCGGCATGGGATCCTTTCCGGAAGGATGGGCGCCGGGTGAACACTTCCCGGAAAAATGGTCGCGTCGCTTTGCGGTCGATTTCGTCGGCGGCGATTTAAAAGCGGCTGCGCCAAAGGGTATTGAGCCAGTGATCACCTTGTCCAGCGGCGAAGCCCGACAGGTTGAAATTCTGTATGTCGAACCGTTTGACGGCTACCGCATCCTGTTTGACTGGTATCCCACCTCTGAGGCGACCGACCCGGTCGATATGCGCATGTTCCTGCGCTGTCAGGGAGACGCCATCAGTGAAACCTGGCTGTATCAGTATTTCCCGCCTGCGCCCGACAAACGTCAATATGTTGACGATCGCGTTATGCGCTAA
- the cybB gene encoding cytochrome b561, with translation MSNKYSGVQIAIHWLVFLLVVVAYCAMEFRGLAPRSARPWFNMVHVSCGISVLVLMVARLLLRLKYTTPAILPKPKPMMTGMAHLGHLIIYLLFIILPILGLVMMYNRGHPWIAFGVVMPYATDANFDVVDVVKDYHILLAKLGYWVVGLHALAALMHHYVWKDNTLLRMMPKKRS, from the coding sequence ATGAGTAATAAATATTCCGGCGTGCAAATAGCCATTCACTGGCTGGTTTTTCTGTTAGTCGTGGTGGCCTATTGTGCAATGGAATTTCGCGGTCTGGCCCCAAGAAGCGCCCGACCGTGGTTTAATATGGTTCATGTCTCGTGTGGTATTTCGGTTCTGGTGCTGATGGTAGCCCGACTGCTGCTACGGCTTAAATACACAACTCCGGCCATCCTGCCTAAACCCAAACCGATGATGACCGGAATGGCGCATCTGGGTCATCTGATCATTTATCTACTGTTTATTATTCTGCCGATCCTCGGTCTGGTGATGATGTATAACCGCGGTCATCCGTGGATCGCCTTTGGCGTGGTGATGCCTTATGCCACAGACGCTAACTTCGATGTAGTCGACGTAGTTAAGGATTATCACATTTTACTGGCTAAGCTGGGCTACTGGGTGGTGGGACTACATGCGCTGGCGGCGCTTATGCATCATTATGTCTGGAAAGATAATACCTTATTACGCATGATGCCAAAAAAACGTTCATAA
- the rimL gene encoding 50S ribosomal protein L7/L12-serine acetyltransferase, with protein MTEHRPSPDIIPVDDIISLRAVDEIFVSALHQLVLKNKARLQQTLNWPQLVNDESDTRKNIQGNVMLHQRGYAKMYLIFCDETLAGVLSFNLIEPLNKTAYIGYWLDEDVQGQGILSRALQSLMEHYVQRGELRRFVIKCRVDNARSNALARRNGFALEGCLKQAEYLNGRYDDQNIYARIFA; from the coding sequence GTGACTGAACATAGACCTTCCCCTGACATTATCCCGGTTGACGATATTATAAGCCTGCGTGCGGTTGACGAGATTTTTGTCTCAGCGCTGCATCAGCTTGTGCTGAAGAATAAGGCCAGGCTTCAGCAGACCCTGAACTGGCCGCAGCTGGTCAACGACGAGTCCGATACGCGTAAAAATATCCAGGGCAACGTGATGCTGCATCAGCGTGGCTACGCCAAAATGTATCTGATTTTCTGCGACGAGACACTGGCTGGCGTGCTCTCCTTTAATTTGATTGAGCCGCTGAATAAAACGGCGTATATCGGCTACTGGCTGGATGAAGATGTCCAGGGGCAGGGGATCCTCTCCCGGGCGCTGCAAAGCCTGATGGAACATTATGTACAGCGCGGCGAACTGCGCCGTTTCGTCATCAAATGCCGGGTTGATAATGCGAGAAGCAATGCCCTGGCCCGCCGCAACGGCTTTGCGCTGGAAGGGTGTTTAAAGCAGGCGGAATATCTGAACGGTAGGTACGACGATCAGAATATCTACGCGCGAATTTTTGCCTGA